Within the Peptococcus niger genome, the region CGGACATGGAGGCATCGGCAAACCGGAGCCACTAACCGGGGCTCTAAGTGGCTTTTGGAGCCGACGTATCAACGAAAAAGACCGGTTGATTTATCGGATATCGGGAGAAAACATAGATATTTTGGCGTGTAGATACCATTATAGTGATAAATAGACCAGGTCACGCATGCTATGAGCTGACAAGCACAAAAATGCCCCTCGACCACTATGAACTGCCTCCCCTTTCTTGGACCCTAAGAAAGGGGAGGCAGTTCAATGAGCGGGGTTTATTTTGTCATTCTTCCATTGGACTATTATCGTTATCCAGCTTTTGCGGGTAGCAAGCTTCCCGCAAGGCGATGAGCTCTTTTAGCTCTGCCAAATCTTCATCAGTTGCATCTTTGCGAATGAAAGATCGGGCTGTTCCTCTCTTGCTAATGTAACTGCGACGGGCTTTGTTTTTTTCATTCCAGCGTTTTTGTGCTTCTGGGTTGTAAACAGATTTTCTTTTTTCTGCCATTCAATCACCTCTTTTTTAGGGCTAAGACCAGGGCGGTAACACTGATAGCAAAGGCAATGACGCTAATAATAAAGGTTACAGTTTCCATTTTATTTAATGAATGATATACTTACTTCCTCCGAGGGGGGGCTTATTCGCTCTCCGTTTTTCTGGTCTTTCTTCAGGCTACTTATTAAGCTGATTATTGCCGTGGATAGATTTGTCAGCGCTGTAGCAAGAAGAAGGATTTTTGTTATATCATCCATATTTCTTCACCTCCTTGTTTTTACTCGGTTAGGTTATTTCCCCTTCCTGTACTTATAATATAATATGGCACGGGCACTATTTCGACGGTTTTTATAAATTTTTTAAAAACTTTTTTCGCTTGTGGTAAGGCTGTCTACTGCGACTGAGATGGATAAAAGATTGGCTAAATGTACCCCCAAAGTGCAACCGGGGGTGATCCTAATAGAAAAGTTGACCTGGCCGCCATCAGTGAGTATTCCCCGCACACGCGGGGGTGATTCCGGCTTTATCGACGGCACGCGGCTATTCGATGCGTATTCCCCGCACACGCGGGGTT harbors:
- a CDS encoding Txe/YoeB family addiction module toxin → MYRRFTENAWKDYTYWQTEDRKTLKRINKLLEDIERNGHGGIGKPEPLTGALSGFWSRRINEKDRLIYRISGENIDILACRYHYSDK